A window from Schistocerca gregaria isolate iqSchGreg1 chromosome 8, iqSchGreg1.2, whole genome shotgun sequence encodes these proteins:
- the LOC126283940 gene encoding uncharacterized protein LOC126283940 isoform X3, with protein sequence MIYRDSSSAVMESFSYFDNGRRKVMTYEEFVSLECPSGSEDEFDFDDSDEDPTINVNDLESADSDSEPEAAVVNTHNSNNYCLKDDENAAVADAQVPQVFAHVQNVADKNCFLVFHSV encoded by the exons ATGA TTTATCGTGATAGTTCGAGTGCTGTAATGGAGTCATTCTCGTATTTCGACAATGGACGCCGTAAAGTGATGACATATGAAGAATTCGTGTCCCTAGAATGCCCTTCTGGCAGTGAAGATGAGTTCGATTTTGACGATTCAGATGAAGACCCGACAATAAATGTAAATGATCTGGAATCTGCAGATAGTGATAGCGAGCCTGAGGCTGCTGTAGTTAATACGCATAATTCAAATAATTATTGTTTGAAGGATGATGAGAATGCAGCTGTTGCTGATGCACAGGTACCACAAGTTTTTGCACATGTGCAAAATGTTGCTGACAAAAATTGCTTTCTTGTATTCCATAGTGTTTAA
- the LOC126283940 gene encoding uncharacterized protein LOC126283940 isoform X2, translated as MTEDKDNKFKAKVYRDSSSAVMESFSYFDNGRRKVMTYEEFVSLECPSGSEDEFDFDDSDEDPTINVNDLESADSDSEPEAAVVNTHNSNNYCLKDDENAAVADAQVPQVFAHVQNVADKNCFLVFHSV; from the coding sequence TTTATCGTGATAGTTCGAGTGCTGTAATGGAGTCATTCTCGTATTTCGACAATGGACGCCGTAAAGTGATGACATATGAAGAATTCGTGTCCCTAGAATGCCCTTCTGGCAGTGAAGATGAGTTCGATTTTGACGATTCAGATGAAGACCCGACAATAAATGTAAATGATCTGGAATCTGCAGATAGTGATAGCGAGCCTGAGGCTGCTGTAGTTAATACGCATAATTCAAATAATTATTGTTTGAAGGATGATGAGAATGCAGCTGTTGCTGATGCACAGGTACCACAAGTTTTTGCACATGTGCAAAATGTTGCTGACAAAAATTGCTTTCTTGTATTCCATAGTGTTTAA